In Candidatus Roseilinea sp., one DNA window encodes the following:
- a CDS encoding DNA polymerase/3'-5' exonuclease PolX, translating into MPLSNQQLAAIFNDIADRLDIQGEIVFKVRAYRTVAENILNAPRPVADLWREGALDQIPGVGKEIAAKIDELMRTGRLEFYERLRDEVPDGVAAMLRVPNVGPKRVKEFWEKLGIASVDDLEAAARAGKLRDLPRMGEKAEQKILAGIESLKRHATGRMRLGDALPIAQRIVAALRVAPGVQKAECAGSLRRGKETIGDIDIIVAATDPAPAMQTFLAQPGIAEVLAAGETKSSVRLESGLQVDVRVVEPRVWGTAMQYFTGSQLHNIKVRELAQKKGLTLNEYAVSKFGGKDSAESGETFADEPALYARLGMAYIPPELREDRGEVEKALELGPGRVVMPDLIDLRDLKGDLQMHTTWSDGAGDVMSMARAAIALGYEYILITDHTAGLGVVNGLTPERIAQQRKEIDRVNAQLKKEGIKFRVLQGVEVEVKSDGSLDLPDEVLARLDLVQASVHTALTQPREKITARAIKALQNPHVNVLGHPSGRLLNEREGADYEWEALFRAALEYNVALEINADPSRLDLNDVLARRAVELGCKLSISTDAHSPDGLRNMILGVTVARRAWVTPSSVINTWPLTKLLKWADKSRV; encoded by the coding sequence ATGCCGCTCTCCAACCAGCAACTCGCCGCCATCTTCAACGACATCGCCGACCGTCTCGACATCCAGGGCGAGATCGTCTTCAAAGTGCGCGCCTATCGCACGGTCGCCGAGAACATCCTCAACGCGCCGCGACCGGTGGCCGATCTATGGCGGGAAGGCGCGCTCGATCAGATCCCCGGCGTCGGCAAAGAAATCGCTGCCAAGATTGACGAGCTGATGCGCACGGGTCGGCTGGAGTTCTACGAGCGCCTGCGCGACGAAGTGCCGGACGGCGTGGCGGCTATGTTGCGCGTGCCGAATGTAGGCCCGAAGCGCGTCAAGGAATTCTGGGAGAAACTCGGCATCGCCAGCGTAGACGACCTGGAAGCTGCCGCACGGGCCGGAAAGTTGCGCGACCTGCCGCGCATGGGCGAGAAGGCCGAGCAGAAAATCCTGGCCGGCATTGAGTCTTTGAAGCGCCACGCGACCGGTCGCATGCGCCTGGGCGACGCGCTGCCCATCGCGCAACGCATCGTGGCGGCGCTGCGCGTAGCGCCGGGTGTGCAAAAGGCGGAATGCGCCGGCTCGTTGCGCCGCGGTAAAGAGACGATTGGCGACATAGATATCATCGTCGCCGCAACCGACCCCGCGCCGGCGATGCAAACCTTCCTTGCGCAGCCCGGCATCGCCGAGGTGCTTGCAGCGGGTGAGACCAAGAGCAGCGTGCGGCTGGAAAGTGGCTTGCAAGTGGACGTGCGCGTCGTAGAGCCGCGCGTGTGGGGCACGGCAATGCAGTATTTCACCGGCAGCCAACTACACAACATCAAGGTGCGTGAGCTGGCGCAAAAGAAGGGTCTGACGCTCAACGAGTATGCCGTGTCGAAATTTGGCGGCAAGGACAGCGCGGAGAGTGGTGAAACGTTCGCCGATGAGCCGGCGCTATACGCCCGCTTGGGTATGGCTTACATCCCGCCGGAGCTGCGCGAAGACCGCGGTGAGGTGGAGAAGGCGCTGGAGTTGGGTCCGGGGCGCGTCGTGATGCCCGACCTGATTGACCTGCGCGACCTGAAGGGCGACCTGCAGATGCACACCACCTGGAGCGATGGCGCCGGCGATGTGATGAGCATGGCGCGCGCTGCGATCGCGCTGGGCTACGAATACATCCTGATCACTGACCACACTGCCGGTCTGGGCGTGGTGAACGGGCTGACGCCTGAGCGCATCGCGCAGCAGCGCAAGGAGATTGATCGAGTCAACGCGCAACTGAAGAAGGAAGGGATCAAGTTCCGCGTGCTGCAGGGCGTCGAGGTGGAAGTGAAGAGCGACGGCTCGCTCGACCTACCGGACGAGGTGCTGGCCCGGTTGGATCTGGTGCAGGCATCCGTGCATACGGCGCTGACGCAGCCGCGCGAGAAGATCACCGCGCGCGCCATTAAGGCGCTGCAGAACCCGCATGTGAACGTCCTCGGCCATCCCTCTGGTCGGCTGCTTAACGAGCGCGAAGGCGCGGACTACGAGTGGGAAGCGTTGTTCCGCGCGGCGCTCGAATACAACGTCGCCCTGGAGATCAACGCCGATCCCAGCCGACTCGACCTGAACGACGTGCTGGCCCGGCGCGCTGTCGAGCTAGGCTGCAAACTCAGCATCAGCACCGATGCGCATTCGCCCGATGGCCTGCGCAACATGATCCTGGGCGTGACGGTAGCGCGGCGCGCGTGGGTGACACCCAGCTCGGTGATCAACACCTGGCCGTTGACCAAGCTCCTCAAGTGGGCGGATAAGTCGCGCGTGTGA
- the uxaC gene encoding uronate isomerase: MDAMMTTPAETHTERYFSPDPAVRDVARTLYASIAALPLVCPHGHVDPRVFADPDYSFGTPADLFIIPDHYVVRMLYSQGVPMESLLPAIDEAYASAQEKERRHRAIWQTFADHFHLFRGTPTGMWIRDELRDIFGIQEKLTSTNAQAIYDRIAEQLARPDFRPRALYARFNIEVLCTTDAAADPLVHHQRIGESGWAGRILPTFRPDGVINIDAPDWRANIERLAEVSGISVTNYQSFLTALEQRRAFFKTMGAVATDHAALTPFTVLLSEREADAIFQRALRDETMPDDAARFTGHMLMQMARMSIEDGLVMQLHVGALRNHNRAVFERFGPDKGADIPIATEYTRNLQPLLNAFGNDRRFRLILFTLDEMTYARELAPLAGHYPAVRLGPPWWFHDSLNGMRRFFDQVMETAGIYNTAGFNDDTRAFCSIPARHDLWRRAACDWLAGLVVRRIIDEEDALDMAHALAYDLTKITYNL; the protein is encoded by the coding sequence ATGGACGCCATGATGACCACGCCTGCCGAAACGCATACCGAACGCTACTTTTCGCCCGATCCCGCCGTGCGTGACGTGGCGCGCACGCTCTATGCGTCCATCGCTGCGCTACCGCTCGTTTGTCCGCATGGCCATGTGGACCCCCGCGTCTTCGCCGATCCCGACTACAGCTTCGGCACGCCGGCCGATCTATTCATCATCCCCGATCACTACGTGGTGCGCATGCTGTATTCGCAGGGCGTGCCGATGGAAAGCCTGCTCCCTGCCATTGACGAAGCATACGCGTCGGCGCAGGAGAAGGAGCGCCGGCATCGCGCGATCTGGCAGACCTTCGCCGACCACTTCCACCTCTTCCGCGGCACCCCCACCGGTATGTGGATTCGCGACGAGTTGCGCGACATCTTCGGCATCCAGGAGAAGCTGACCAGCACGAACGCGCAAGCCATCTACGATCGAATCGCGGAGCAGCTGGCACGGCCGGACTTCCGCCCGCGCGCCCTCTATGCGCGCTTCAACATCGAGGTGCTATGCACTACCGACGCCGCGGCCGACCCACTTGTCCATCATCAGCGCATCGGCGAATCCGGCTGGGCGGGGCGCATCCTGCCCACCTTCCGGCCCGATGGCGTGATTAACATAGACGCACCCGATTGGCGCGCGAACATCGAGCGTCTCGCCGAGGTCAGCGGTATCTCAGTCACTAATTACCAGTCGTTTCTGACCGCTCTCGAGCAACGCCGCGCCTTCTTCAAGACGATGGGTGCCGTGGCGACCGACCATGCTGCGCTCACGCCGTTTACCGTCTTGCTGAGCGAACGCGAGGCCGACGCGATCTTCCAGCGTGCGCTACGCGACGAGACGATGCCTGACGACGCTGCACGGTTCACCGGCCACATGCTGATGCAAATGGCGCGTATGAGCATCGAGGATGGGTTGGTGATGCAACTGCACGTCGGCGCGTTGCGCAACCACAATCGTGCCGTATTCGAGCGCTTCGGGCCGGACAAAGGCGCCGATATTCCGATTGCTACCGAATACACGCGCAACCTGCAGCCGCTGTTGAACGCCTTCGGCAACGACCGGCGCTTCCGGCTGATTCTATTCACGCTGGACGAGATGACTTATGCTCGTGAACTTGCGCCGCTGGCCGGGCATTACCCCGCCGTCCGGCTCGGTCCCCCGTGGTGGTTTCACGATTCGCTCAACGGCATGCGTCGCTTCTTCGATCAGGTAATGGAGACCGCGGGGATCTACAACACAGCCGGATTCAACGACGATACACGCGCGTTCTGCTCCATCCCTGCCCGGCACGATCTGTGGCGACGTGCAGCGTGTGATTGGCTGGCCGGGCTGGTCGTGC